The Fervidibacillus albus genome contains a region encoding:
- a CDS encoding GNAT family N-acetyltransferase: protein MIEYRTTLEGISPNNLKGFFVGWKKPLTSEEHYTILKNSTFIVLAYDRETSIVVGFINALSDRSHFAFIPMLEVLPEYQHKGIGSKLFKMMLKLLEDITCIDLTCDIQMQGFYEQFGMLKSHGMVFRKYL from the coding sequence ATGATTGAATATAGAACCACGCTAGAAGGCATAAGTCCAAATAATTTAAAAGGCTTTTTTGTTGGATGGAAAAAACCGCTCACATCCGAAGAACACTACACAATTCTCAAGAATAGCACCTTTATTGTATTAGCATATGATAGAGAGACATCAATAGTTGTTGGCTTTATAAATGCATTAAGTGATAGGAGTCATTTTGCATTTATACCAATGCTTGAAGTACTTCCTGAATATCAGCATAAAGGAATTGGAAGCAAACTTTTCAAAATGATGCTAAAGTTACTTGAAGATATTACATGTATTGATCTGACTTGTGACATTCAGATGCAGGGCTTCTATGAACAATTTGGAATGCTGAAATCTCATGGTATGGTTTTTCGAAAGTATCTTTAA
- a CDS encoding GrpB family protein has product MARHIIVKEYNPLWPELFEKEASRISKILGKNLVSIHHIGSTSVVGLAAKPIIDIMPVVEDLKLVDLVANEFEQIGYDYLGEFGIEGRRYLRKGGDNRTHHIHIFSKKNIHDIERHLAVRDYLRTHKDICDKYAKLKMDLAKKYPYDSEGYRDGKAKFVEQLEQDALKWKHLST; this is encoded by the coding sequence ATGGCACGACATATTATTGTAAAAGAGTATAATCCATTGTGGCCAGAACTGTTTGAAAAGGAAGCAAGTCGAATCAGTAAAATTCTTGGGAAAAACTTAGTATCAATCCATCATATAGGAAGTACATCGGTAGTTGGGCTTGCGGCAAAACCGATTATTGATATTATGCCGGTTGTTGAGGATTTGAAATTGGTTGACTTAGTTGCCAATGAATTTGAACAAATAGGCTATGATTACTTAGGGGAATTTGGAATAGAGGGAAGGCGATATTTACGAAAAGGTGGGGATAATCGAACGCACCATATTCACATTTTTTCTAAAAAAAATATTCATGATATTGAAAGACATTTGGCGGTGAGGGATTATTTAAGAACACATAAAGATATATGTGACAAATATGCGAAATTAAAAATGGATCTTGCAAAAAAATATCCTTATGACAGTGAAGGTTACCGTGATGGGAAGGCAAAGTTTGTAGAACAACTGGAACAAGATGCATTAAAATGGAAACATTTAAGTACCTGA
- a CDS encoding transposase: protein MVTRLPERKCRTTFVDSNCRWRRESSYDYNELFYLTAKDIADLYRYRWKIEIFFKWMKQHLKIKTFYGHSENAVYNQIWIALITYLLQVLIQLKYHHKRKSSRSPKVCN from the coding sequence TTGGTAACAAGGTTACCGGAACGAAAATGCAGAACCACCTTCGTCGATTCGAACTGTAGATGGAGACGGGAATCCAGTTACGATTATAACGAGTTGTTTTATTTAACGGCGAAAGATATAGCGGATTTGTATCGCTATCGATGGAAAATTGAGATATTCTTCAAATGGATGAAACAACATTTGAAGATCAAAACATTTTACGGACACAGCGAAAATGCCGTCTATAATCAGATCTGGATTGCTTTAATTACGTACCTGTTACAAGTGTTAATTCAGTTGAAATACCATCATAAAAGGAAGTCTTCTCGAAGTCCAAAGGTGTGTAATTGA
- a CDS encoding DUF4372 domain-containing protein, which produces MDKDNIKSTIMELLHVINEEKFRDLINVADIDKYVKKFSAYKFLQLMIVAHICQMESLARISQKVKNMEAIQTSFRLDGISTSQLSRKQRFLTPNMFEKIFR; this is translated from the coding sequence ATGGACAAGGATAACATAAAATCCACAATAATGGAATTACTTCATGTGATAAATGAAGAAAAATTTCGCGATTTAATTAACGTAGCTGATATCGACAAGTACGTTAAAAAGTTTTCAGCTTATAAGTTCTTGCAACTTATGATTGTAGCCCATATATGCCAAATGGAAAGTTTAGCTCGTATCTCGCAAAAGGTAAAAAATATGGAAGCGATTCAAACAAGTTTTCGTTTAGATGGAATTAGTACATCGCAGCTTTCACGAAAACAACGATTTTTAACACCTAACATGTTTGAAAAAATTTTTCGTTAG
- a CDS encoding DUF262 domain-containing protein: protein MDKNIKIISVSSIFTNIHYIVPIYQRNYAWGVMEIEQLIEDIDSSIDGPNKEYFLGNLIVNQRDNDVYEVIDGQQRLTTLFLLESYLGMNFAKDGLRFEAREKSNRTLNMLSKDNKNELIEELASVEILKGYQIIDSYFKTNNIDKNELTKKLEKVFIVRVQVPQSIDLNHYFEIMNTRGEQLELHEIAKAKFLEVLDTEHDKKTAALIWEKCSIMDSYIQMNFDSKVRKLLFTKNWSSIKDNITNFESIRECIPREDEDSNLVPLIEILENKKRFKNGVSKNEVENERFESVISFPNFLLQVNAVINKLEEEDSTLDDKHFLNNLSWAWEDADKAKNFLFHMLKCRVLFDKYILKREYARDYKETGKWSLQRLERYNDGKGDKPKYVGTFGEEDSHKNKKNKQLRTLQSCLRITYTSPKTMHWISLVLINLLENESCDIIRILEDYCKTKVLESKFENASGFGFERIVFTYLDYLLYKNGYSYMGREIIPQMYDDWQFQFRSSIEHFQPQNPVEGENWEEEDLDGFGNLALITVSGNSKFSNLPPEGKISSYPSIIEQSLKLKIMKELVNLDNGKWTEEKARKHKEEMFRILKG from the coding sequence ATGGACAAAAATATAAAAATTATATCTGTATCGAGTATTTTTACTAATATTCATTATATAGTTCCGATTTATCAACGTAACTATGCATGGGGAGTAATGGAAATAGAACAACTAATCGAAGATATTGATAGTTCAATTGATGGACCTAATAAAGAGTATTTTCTTGGAAATCTAATTGTTAATCAAAGGGATAACGATGTTTATGAAGTAATAGATGGTCAACAAAGACTGACAACATTATTTCTATTAGAAAGTTACCTTGGTATGAATTTTGCTAAAGATGGATTAAGATTTGAAGCACGGGAAAAATCAAACCGTACCCTTAATATGTTAAGCAAAGATAACAAAAATGAATTAATAGAAGAATTAGCATCAGTTGAAATCTTAAAGGGTTATCAAATAATTGATAGCTATTTTAAAACGAACAATATAGACAAAAATGAATTAACTAAAAAACTAGAAAAAGTTTTTATTGTTCGCGTACAAGTCCCACAAAGTATAGATTTAAATCATTATTTTGAAATTATGAATACTCGTGGAGAGCAACTTGAACTTCATGAAATAGCAAAGGCGAAGTTTTTAGAAGTTTTGGATACAGAACATGATAAAAAAACGGCAGCATTGATTTGGGAAAAATGCTCTATCATGGACTCATATATTCAAATGAATTTTGATTCCAAAGTTAGAAAGTTGCTTTTTACAAAAAATTGGTCTAGTATCAAGGATAATATTACCAATTTTGAGTCAATTAGAGAATGTATTCCCAGGGAAGATGAAGATAGTAATTTAGTTCCTTTGATTGAAATTCTTGAAAACAAGAAACGATTTAAAAATGGCGTAAGCAAGAATGAAGTTGAGAATGAACGTTTTGAATCGGTTATTTCATTTCCAAATTTTTTGCTTCAGGTAAATGCTGTAATTAATAAGTTGGAAGAGGAAGATTCAACACTTGATGATAAACATTTCTTGAATAACTTATCATGGGCGTGGGAGGATGCTGATAAAGCAAAGAACTTTTTATTTCATATGCTAAAATGCCGTGTATTGTTTGATAAATATATATTGAAACGTGAATATGCTAGAGACTATAAAGAAACTGGGAAATGGTCGTTACAACGCTTAGAAAGATATAATGATGGAAAAGGTGACAAACCCAAATATGTAGGAACATTTGGAGAAGAAGATAGTCATAAAAATAAAAAAAATAAACAACTAAGAACGCTTCAATCTTGTTTGCGTATTACCTACACATCACCTAAAACTATGCATTGGATTTCACTAGTATTAATAAACTTATTAGAAAATGAATCATGTGACATTATTAGAATTCTTGAAGATTACTGTAAAACGAAAGTTTTGGAATCAAAGTTTGAAAATGCTAGTGGATTTGGCTTTGAAAGAATCGTATTTACTTACCTTGATTATCTTTTATATAAGAATGGGTATTCTTACATGGGTAGGGAAATTATCCCCCAAATGTATGATGACTGGCAGTTCCAGTTTAGAAGTTCCATTGAACACTTCCAACCTCAAAATCCAGTGGAAGGTGAAAATTGGGAAGAAGAAGATCTTGATGGTTTCGGCAACCTTGCTTTAATTACTGTATCAGGAAACTCAAAGTTTTCTAATTTACCACCGGAAGGGAAAATCAGCTCTTACCCAAGTATTATCGAACAAAGTTTGAAACTAAAGATTATGAAAGAATTAGTAAATCTCGATAATGGAAAATGGACTGAAGAAAAAGCAAGAAAGCATAAAGAAGAAATGTTTAGAATTTTGAAAGGGTAG
- a CDS encoding DUF262 domain-containing protein has translation MTLLQDELKIRKIHELFDMKLALPSYQRPYSWSVKSTNTLFYDIYNAYKEGLQEYRIGSVILHKENKKYNIVDGQQRLTTLSILLYCLGEKNLGLLQEKYSKLSNDAILTNYEILSKRINELSEDEQNKYKKYLLEHSTVVQIVTDSEQEAFQFFDSQNSRGKELKPHDLLKSYHLREMNDEEENQKIKIINQWENVNEDDLNDLFKIYLYPLTQWYKGKSGLNYSTRKIDVFKGIKTTNVFNYAIYHKASNIFVEQFNANGSNELLASRALNQFQLTQPLIAGKRFFNYTLHYKNLLEQVKKLIHKVHTNEQIPSKRTGDLYIKQLYECTLLFFVDRFGIENVSKVIMQQLYTWSYSLRLVMDAVYPQTISKYVRGKHERINHGFRLLTEISEMNDIGELKLITLEKPNVEDRNKKKYKAVYDLLCEWNRW, from the coding sequence ATGACTCTACTTCAAGATGAATTAAAAATAAGAAAGATTCATGAGTTATTTGATATGAAATTAGCTTTACCATCATATCAACGTCCGTATAGTTGGAGTGTAAAGTCTACAAATACGCTTTTTTATGATATTTATAATGCATACAAGGAAGGTCTACAAGAATATAGAATTGGCTCAGTAATTTTACATAAAGAAAATAAAAAATACAACATTGTGGATGGCCAACAACGGCTGACAACTCTTTCGATTCTTCTATATTGTTTAGGAGAGAAAAATTTGGGATTATTACAAGAAAAATACAGCAAACTGTCTAATGACGCAATTCTGACTAATTATGAAATTTTATCTAAGCGGATAAATGAATTATCGGAAGATGAGCAAAACAAGTACAAAAAGTATTTATTGGAACATTCAACTGTAGTTCAAATTGTCACAGATAGTGAGCAAGAGGCTTTTCAATTTTTTGATTCACAAAATTCGCGTGGTAAGGAGTTAAAACCACATGATTTATTGAAGTCCTATCATTTACGCGAGATGAATGATGAAGAGGAAAATCAAAAAATAAAGATTATCAACCAATGGGAAAATGTGAACGAAGATGATTTAAATGATTTGTTTAAAATCTATCTTTACCCATTGACCCAATGGTATAAAGGAAAGAGTGGTCTGAATTATTCAACTAGAAAAATCGATGTGTTCAAAGGGATTAAAACCACTAATGTATTTAATTATGCTATCTATCATAAGGCCAGTAACATTTTTGTAGAACAGTTTAATGCAAATGGAAGTAATGAATTACTTGCATCTAGAGCATTAAATCAGTTTCAATTAACACAGCCACTAATAGCAGGAAAGCGATTTTTTAATTATACTCTTCATTATAAAAATCTACTAGAGCAAGTAAAAAAATTAATACATAAAGTTCACACGAATGAACAAATTCCAAGTAAACGTACTGGAGATCTTTATATTAAACAATTATATGAATGTACGCTATTATTTTTTGTTGATCGCTTTGGTATTGAAAACGTATCTAAAGTTATAATGCAGCAATTATATACATGGAGTTATTCTTTGCGGCTGGTAATGGATGCTGTCTATCCACAGACAATTAGTAAGTATGTGAGAGGAAAACATGAGCGCATAAACCATGGATTTCGATTGTTAACAGAAATTAGTGAAATGAATGATATAGGAGAATTAAAACTTATTACGTTGGAAAAACCAAATGTTGAAGATAGAAATAAAAAGAAGTATAAAGCTGTATATGATTTACTTTGTGAATGGAATAGGTGGTAG
- a CDS encoding GNAT family N-acetyltransferase codes for MEIRKPNDSEYKNILSLSPQALLEGTLCEAKPSDEKVKQLIEPLLQKGSYYLIATEGDNLMGWILIGTSKDQFTEKIHGFIYELFVLEEFRGNGISKQLMEAGIEHLKQDGYSEVRLSVYAGNQAIKLYEKLGFKNRTITMSMNI; via the coding sequence ATGGAAATTAGAAAACCAAACGATTCGGAATATAAAAATATTTTATCACTCTCACCACAAGCATTATTGGAAGGTACATTGTGCGAAGCAAAACCGTCAGATGAAAAAGTCAAACAACTTATTGAACCATTATTGCAGAAAGGAAGCTATTATTTGATAGCAACTGAAGGCGATAATCTAATGGGTTGGATTCTTATAGGAACAAGTAAAGACCAATTTACTGAAAAGATACATGGATTTATTTATGAATTGTTTGTGTTAGAGGAATTTAGGGGAAATGGAATTTCAAAACAATTGATGGAAGCTGGTATTGAACATCTTAAACAAGATGGTTATTCAGAGGTTCGCTTAAGTGTATATGCAGGAAATCAAGCGATTAAACTGTACGAAAAATTAGGATTCAAAAATAGAACTATTACAATGAGTATGAACATATAA
- a CDS encoding DUF4435 domain-containing protein has translation MKIKIPSINGEEKYIEDKQSIVLIGANGSGKTRMSIWIDENNPEIQIHRISAQKSLNMPAMVSPTELEIAEEKFLYGVTNDNKRWLKKEGKKNNRWGRNPETHLLNDFNILMEYLMTENYEKSIEYRESHKNGNVEFDNETRLEKIKCIWENVITHRKLKISAGKIEVCDIESTEESEYYNGSEMSDGERAIFYFIGEVLSVPSDSLIIIDEPENHLHKSILVRLWNAIEASRQDCIFLYITHSLEFASSRMNTQILWVKGFKSNLQWDYEVIENINASDNLMLEILGNRQKVLLVEGTSNKSIDRKLYAMLFPEYNIIPVESCNSVIQYTKAYQKLNSIHYVEVKGIIDRDRRGDEEISSYNENNIFTPDVAEIENLFLLPEVIQIVCTKQSKAKEYESILESVQNKTFEFLGREIESQALLFSTQKCQNNIYRILNDKVNSIKEYKNNISRIKDEVNIDEIYNKCKQELNNILDNRDYLRALKVINNKGLLPYTQLSNFFGWKKDYYIDYVLLLLSTSDEMSVNLKLAFKKYIKLKV, from the coding sequence ATGAAAATAAAAATACCAAGTATTAATGGTGAGGAAAAGTATATTGAGGACAAGCAGTCAATTGTTTTAATTGGTGCTAATGGCTCAGGTAAAACAAGAATGAGTATTTGGATTGATGAAAATAATCCTGAAATTCAGATTCATAGAATTTCGGCTCAAAAATCTTTAAATATGCCAGCAATGGTAAGTCCGACTGAATTAGAAATAGCAGAAGAAAAGTTTTTATACGGAGTGACAAATGACAATAAAAGATGGTTAAAAAAAGAAGGAAAGAAAAATAATAGGTGGGGAAGAAATCCTGAAACTCATCTATTGAATGATTTTAATATATTGATGGAATACCTAATGACTGAGAACTATGAAAAAAGTATAGAATATCGTGAGAGTCATAAAAACGGAAATGTGGAGTTTGATAATGAAACAAGGTTAGAAAAAATAAAATGTATTTGGGAAAATGTAATAACTCATCGTAAGTTGAAAATTAGCGCGGGTAAAATAGAAGTCTGTGATATAGAGTCGACAGAAGAAAGTGAATATTACAATGGAAGTGAAATGAGCGATGGAGAAAGGGCAATCTTCTATTTTATTGGAGAAGTTCTATCTGTACCTTCAGATAGCCTAATAATTATTGATGAGCCTGAAAATCATTTACATAAATCTATATTAGTTAGATTATGGAATGCTATTGAAGCGTCAAGACAAGACTGTATTTTTTTATATATTACACATAGTTTGGAATTTGCAAGTTCTAGGATGAATACTCAAATTCTTTGGGTAAAAGGTTTTAAAAGTAATTTACAATGGGATTATGAAGTAATTGAAAATATTAATGCATCTGATAATTTAATGCTCGAAATACTTGGAAACAGGCAAAAAGTGCTTCTTGTTGAAGGTACATCGAATAAAAGTATTGACAGAAAGTTATATGCCATGTTGTTTCCAGAATATAATATTATTCCTGTTGAAAGTTGTAACAGTGTTATACAATACACAAAAGCTTATCAAAAATTAAATAGTATTCATTACGTCGAAGTAAAAGGAATAATTGATAGAGACAGGAGAGGTGACGAAGAAATATCTAGTTATAATGAAAATAATATTTTTACTCCTGATGTTGCAGAAATTGAAAATTTATTTTTGTTGCCAGAAGTAATTCAGATAGTCTGCACAAAGCAAAGTAAAGCAAAAGAATATGAAAGTATCCTTGAATCTGTTCAAAATAAAACATTTGAGTTTTTAGGAAGAGAAATAGAATCTCAGGCACTACTATTCAGTACACAAAAATGTCAAAATAATATTTATAGAATACTTAATGATAAAGTTAATTCAATCAAAGAATATAAAAATAATATATCTAGAATTAAAGATGAAGTAAATATTGATGAGATTTATAATAAATGCAAACAGGAACTAAATAATATTTTAGATAATAGAGATTATTTAAGAGCTTTGAAAGTCATTAATAATAAAGGATTATTGCCATATACTCAACTATCAAATTTCTTTGGTTGGAAAAAGGATTATTATATTGATTATGTACTTCTATTATTAAGCACGAGTGATGAAATGAGTGTTAATTTAAAATTAGCATTCAAAAAATATATAAAGTTAAAAGTTTAG
- the rlmD gene encoding 23S rRNA (uracil(1939)-C(5))-methyltransferase RlmD, producing the protein MKKSGNIRIRKGQTFPLTIKRIGINGEGVGYYKKQVVFVPGALPGEEVLVEATNISNKFAEGKIKKIRKKSPHRVKPACPIYWECGGCQLQHVQYEEQLKAKREIVIQALERHTKFSVENMDIRPTIGMDNPWGYRNKSQFQVGMDKGKVIAGLYSVNSHRLIDIPNCPVQHPATNKAVSIVKQILADLRVPIYDERKKTGVVRTIVARIGIQSGELQIVLITATKELPRKELIVKEIQKRLPETKSIIQNINGRKTSLIFGDRSVLLAGEETIQEALGDLHFELSARAFFQLNPAQTIHLYDEVKKAAQLTGKEKVVDAYCGVGTIGLWLAKDAGEVRGMDVIREGIDDARKNAKRHGMKNVRFEVGKAEDVMPKWVKSGWRPDVVVVDPPRSGCDDALLETILKVEANRVVYVSCNPSTLAKDLNTLSKKYKIEYIQPVDMFPQTAHVETICLMSRK; encoded by the coding sequence ATGAAAAAATCTGGAAACATTCGCATACGAAAGGGACAAACCTTTCCGCTGACAATTAAACGAATAGGTATAAACGGCGAGGGGGTCGGATACTACAAAAAACAAGTCGTTTTCGTTCCCGGTGCTTTACCTGGGGAAGAGGTGCTGGTAGAAGCGACGAACATTTCCAATAAATTTGCTGAAGGGAAAATCAAAAAAATTCGAAAAAAATCTCCTCATCGCGTGAAACCGGCTTGTCCAATTTACTGGGAATGCGGTGGGTGTCAATTACAACATGTCCAATACGAGGAACAATTGAAAGCAAAACGGGAGATCGTTATCCAAGCGTTGGAGCGGCATACGAAGTTTTCCGTCGAAAACATGGACATTCGCCCGACAATCGGTATGGACAATCCGTGGGGTTACCGAAACAAAAGCCAGTTCCAAGTTGGAATGGACAAGGGAAAAGTCATTGCAGGATTATACTCTGTGAATTCCCATCGGCTGATTGACATCCCGAACTGTCCGGTTCAACATCCAGCGACGAATAAAGCGGTATCCATCGTAAAACAAATTTTGGCGGATTTACGCGTCCCCATTTACGACGAACGAAAAAAGACCGGTGTGGTTCGAACAATCGTCGCTCGTATCGGTATCCAATCGGGGGAGTTACAAATCGTATTAATTACCGCCACGAAGGAACTACCGCGGAAGGAATTAATCGTTAAAGAAATTCAAAAACGACTTCCGGAGACAAAATCGATTATCCAAAATATTAATGGAAGGAAAACATCTCTCATTTTCGGTGATCGATCGGTTCTTCTTGCTGGTGAAGAAACGATTCAAGAAGCACTCGGTGATCTCCATTTCGAATTATCGGCTCGAGCCTTTTTCCAACTGAATCCAGCTCAAACGATTCATTTGTACGATGAAGTAAAAAAGGCAGCCCAGTTAACCGGAAAAGAAAAGGTCGTCGATGCGTATTGCGGTGTGGGAACAATCGGACTTTGGCTCGCGAAAGATGCGGGGGAAGTCCGAGGAATGGACGTCATTCGGGAAGGTATTGACGATGCAAGGAAAAATGCAAAACGCCACGGAATGAAAAATGTCCGTTTCGAAGTCGGAAAGGCGGAAGACGTTATGCCGAAATGGGTAAAATCCGGTTGGCGTCCCGATGTCGTCGTCGTCGATCCTCCACGATCCGGCTGTGACGATGCCTTGTTGGAAACGATTTTGAAAGTGGAAGCAAACCGCGTCGTCTACGTCTCCTGCAACCCATCCACATTAGCGAAGGACTTAAACACACTAAGCAAAAAATACAAAATCGAATACATCCAACCGGTGGACATGTTTCCACAAACGGCGCATGTGGAGACCATTTGCTTGATGTCTAGAAAATAA
- the pdaA gene encoding delta-lactam-biosynthetic de-N-acetylase, giving the protein MIFFIQNPVQAVSNTAIHWGFKRAKGEVPPEAGKTYDDLLEKYGAFYKGDPKKKVVYLTFDNGYENGYTEKILDVLKKEQVPATFFVTGHYLQSAPELAKRMVREGHIIGNHSWSHPDFTHIRDEKIIEELEKVKKKTTELTGQKDMVFMRPPRGIFSERTLKVAKDAGYIHVFWSLAYVDWNTDRQRGADHAYEEIMKQIHPGAVILLHSVSKDNADALERVIRDLKARGYRFASLNDYLLDREMGEKRIFY; this is encoded by the coding sequence CTGATTTTTTTTATCCAAAATCCGGTGCAAGCTGTATCGAATACGGCGATCCATTGGGGATTTAAACGGGCAAAAGGAGAAGTGCCACCGGAAGCGGGAAAAACGTATGACGACTTGTTAGAAAAATACGGTGCCTTTTATAAAGGTGATCCGAAGAAAAAGGTTGTATATTTAACGTTTGATAACGGTTATGAAAATGGATATACGGAAAAAATTTTAGACGTATTAAAAAAGGAACAAGTCCCAGCTACCTTTTTTGTCACAGGTCACTATTTACAATCGGCTCCAGAACTTGCGAAACGGATGGTAAGAGAAGGCCATATCATCGGGAATCATTCATGGAGTCATCCGGATTTTACGCACATACGGGACGAAAAAATCATCGAAGAGTTGGAAAAAGTAAAGAAAAAAACGACGGAATTAACCGGCCAAAAGGATATGGTTTTTATGAGGCCACCGCGGGGAATTTTTAGTGAGCGGACGCTAAAAGTTGCCAAAGATGCCGGTTATATCCACGTGTTTTGGTCACTAGCGTATGTCGACTGGAACACGGACCGTCAAAGGGGCGCAGACCACGCTTATGAAGAAATTATGAAACAAATCCATCCAGGTGCCGTCATTCTTTTACATTCGGTGTCTAAAGATAATGCGGATGCATTGGAACGGGTGATTCGCGACCTAAAGGCACGGGGATATCGGTTTGCCAGTTTAAACGATTATTTATTGGACCGGGAAATGGGGGAAAAGCGCATATTTTATTAA
- a CDS encoding SE1561 family protein — MHNPDTRLHTLQERFQQFLQTLETIDPEKVDVSDIDRLIEMIEELDERCRLAKDE; from the coding sequence ATGCATAATCCGGATACCCGCCTACACACATTACAAGAACGATTCCAACAATTTTTACAAACCCTTGAGACGATTGACCCGGAAAAGGTGGACGTAAGCGACATTGACCGTCTCATTGAAATGATCGAAGAATTAGATGAAAGATGTCGTTTGGCAAAAGATGAATAA
- a CDS encoding YfkD famly protein yields MRNVRFLFVVFLFFCLCISGTFSVYANKQEEGGKKYKIPSSVLNVTKENTYPNPSQDLPKLQPSELTQQLLETSNVKIENPDLIRILNESSISKPFIALRHHATIYLGNWPLNYVSKETSANWEYQKINTNFYDNRNGKAPYKIHYVQEMQKLVKGGLTAKVPNAGDVKKMMLLKATEKTNLPLSFETIIGASTKKDQYYNIPIRKLGYLDAYAPAINEKGTVTYGEVYLVLKGGKKKLTVKNVTSQGIGAWIPIQDHVTFKFNAVESPR; encoded by the coding sequence ATGAGAAATGTTCGCTTTCTTTTCGTCGTTTTTCTTTTTTTCTGTTTATGCATCAGTGGAACCTTCTCCGTATATGCCAATAAACAGGAAGAGGGAGGGAAAAAGTATAAAATTCCGAGTTCCGTATTAAATGTAACGAAGGAAAATACGTATCCGAACCCTTCCCAAGATTTACCGAAACTACAACCGAGCGAATTGACGCAACAATTGTTAGAAACATCGAATGTAAAAATTGAAAACCCTGACTTAATCCGAATATTGAACGAATCGTCCATCAGCAAACCCTTTATCGCACTTAGACATCACGCGACAATTTACTTAGGAAATTGGCCGTTAAATTACGTATCAAAGGAAACATCTGCCAATTGGGAATATCAAAAAATAAATACGAATTTTTACGATAATCGAAACGGAAAAGCCCCTTATAAAATACATTACGTACAAGAAATGCAAAAACTCGTCAAAGGGGGATTGACGGCGAAAGTTCCAAACGCTGGGGATGTGAAAAAAATGATGCTCCTTAAGGCGACGGAAAAAACAAATTTGCCCCTATCCTTCGAAACGATCATCGGTGCGAGTACAAAAAAGGATCAATATTATAATATTCCCATCCGAAAACTCGGCTATTTAGACGCCTATGCTCCGGCCATTAATGAAAAGGGAACGGTTACCTATGGGGAAGTGTATCTCGTGTTAAAGGGAGGAAAGAAAAAATTAACCGTAAAAAATGTCACTTCCCAAGGCATCGGTGCTTGGATCCCAATTCAAGATCACGTTACCTTTAAATTTAATGCCGTGGAAAGTCCTCGATAA